From Oncorhynchus nerka isolate Pitt River linkage group LG1, Oner_Uvic_2.0, whole genome shotgun sequence, the proteins below share one genomic window:
- the LOC115128703 gene encoding potassium/sodium hyperpolarization-activated cyclic nucleotide-gated channel 1-like, whose product MENSQAPVSRRTASTCGWRGVFLPQLNRQSLSVYGSEIAVEKECIRQLQSGVWVIHPFSPIRSYYIMCMVAITFLNLIGIPMEIAFLDGYSGVGWEGFNVFSDTLFLMDVALNFRMGIISEDSEVAILDIKKISVIYLKSWFIPDVIAAFPIGYILLIAELQSHSDTSTSGSKASRMVRILMFVRIISLVRLLRVSRLVRFFNEVEKVSNANLEYVQLFFRILSLFMMMFLLCHWNGCIQYFVPMLEEFPSDCWVRREKLMNATVGEKYSFGVFRALSHMIQISYGSTESPTNEVELWVVMTSMLSGALMYTVLVANAAAIITNVDQAAKAYKNKMNHLDDYMTFLKLPNDLRLRINKYYGARYGGRWFDEKNFLISVSSALREEILTVMCSSLLNNVPMFQNRDVNFLNTVLLQFQHEVFQEDDVIFHQNAPGDRMFFIEHGQVLVETDSFPQELADGDYFGETCLMTKGKRLATVRALTTCQLFSLSSDRFQRVLQSFPDIRRDMEKYAQQDKEDVIHL is encoded by the exons ATGGAGAACTCCCAAGCCCCTGTCAGCAGACGCACAGCCAGCACCTGTGGTTGGAGAGGTGTCTTTCTGCCTCAGCTGAACAGGCAATCTCTATCTGTGTACGGTAGCGAGATAGCTGTGGAGAAGGAATGTATACGCCAGCTGCAGAGTGGAGTCTGGGTCATCCACCCATTCAGCCCCATAAG GAGTTACTACATCATGTGTATGGTTGCCATCACATTCCTGAATTTGATTGGGATCCCCATGGAGATAGCTTTCTTAGACGGGTACAGTGGAGTGGGCTGGGAAGGTTTCAATGTCTTCTCGGACACTCTGTTTCTGATGGATGTGGCTCTGAATTTTCGAATGGGTATCATCTCTGAGGACAGTGAG GTGGCTATCCTGGATATCAAAAAGATCAGTGTGATTTACCTAAAGAGTTGGTTCATACCAGATGTGATTGCAGCATTCCCAATTGGCTACATATTATTAATTGCG GAGTTACAATCCCACAGTGACACCTCCACCTCAGGTTCGAAAGCCAGTAGAATGGTCCGGATTCTCATGTTTGTCCGAATCATCAGCCTCGTCAGGCTCCTCAGAGTCTCCAGGCTTGTCCGCTTCTTCAACGAAGTTGAGAAG GTTTCAAATGCCAACTTGGAGTATGTTCAACTGTTCTTCCGCATACTGTCTTTGTTTATGATGATGTTCCTGCTGTGCCACTGGAACGGCTGTATCCAGTACTTTGTCCCGATGCTGGAGGAGTTCCCATCAGACTGCTGGGTCAGACGAGAGAAACTGATG AATGCCACGGTTGGTGAGAAGTATTCCTTTGGAGTGTTTCGGGCTCTCTCTCATATGATCCAAATATCCTATGGCTCCACGGAGTCACCAACAA ATGAGGTGGAGCTGTGGGTGGTCATGACCAGTATGCTGTCTGGGGCTCTAATGTACACTGTACTGGTGGCCAACGCTGCTGCCATAATAACCAACGTAGACCAAGCAGCAAAGGCCTACAAGAACAAG ATGAATCATCTAGATGACTACATGACTTTCTTGAAGCTTCCTAATGACCTTCGGCTTCGCATCAACAAGTACTACGGGGCCCGCTATGGGGGGAGATGGTTTGACGAGAAGAATTTTCTAATTTCAGTCTCCTCAGCTTTGAGAGAG GAGATTCTGACGGTGATGTGTTCGAGCCTGCTGAACAACGTACCCATGTTCCAGAACCGAGATGTCAACTTCCTGAACACCGTCCTCCTCCAGTTTCAGCACGAGGTCTTCCAGGAGGATGATGTCATCTTCCACCAGAACGCGCCCGGCGACCGCATGTTCTTCATCGAGCACGGCCAGGTCCTGGTGGAAACAGACTCCTTCCCGCAGGAGCTGGCTGACGGCGACTACTTTGGAG AGACCTGCCTCATGACCAAAGGAAAGCGCTTGGCCACGGTGCGAGCTCTGACCACGTGCCAGCTCTTCTCCCTGTCCTCAGATCGCTTCCAGAGGGTTCTACAGAGCTTCCCTGACATAAGGAGGGACATGGAAAAGTATGCACAACAGGACAAGGAAGATGTGATACATCTCTAG
- the LOC115128713 gene encoding uncharacterized protein LOC115128713, giving the protein MAMFGKVLEPVGYMQTMRTLVEGICTYLGGSASAEETDLARKNLDYIDQELAAAGPGLLTDQEVHRLEDDLAVVYYQLGAVVRAQSEFTKRETEVFLQYVQEHRLERQLTALHSRLMGVSVLTDQPTLLEELVQSRKPKRWEMREFCVKVNFVLGTGLLCLFTQAFLTGRDQALLMKTWSERMGALYRKMKTTGGRCSGYFLQQAEEDVRQQLQEAMQSRSAPEEAAAGILKTLEKNYDWLRWAVMVHPATGPLEEDGGEGLGNTLQPNHFLSVSSEAPCPHVVACYRDAPTSLDKNHIHQLIVDLEWKIPNPPPEVYAAIEEDPGKARRYLASRMLKKLQEGLGSAVAVHVVPGKMEMKCNFPQASYYLYEYKHRLASGTLCVFG; this is encoded by the exons ATGGCAATGTTCGGCAAGGTGCTGGAGCCGGTGGGCTACATGCAGACCATGAGGACTCTGGTGGAGGGCATCTGTACCTACCTGGGTGGCAGTGCCTCAGCTGAAGAGACAGACCTGGCCAGGAAGAACCTGGACTACATAGACCAGGAGCTGGCTGCTGCAGGGCCAGGCCTGCTGACCGACCAGGAGGTCCATCGGCTGGAGGATGACCTGGCCGTGGTCTATTACCAGCTGGGCGCGGTCGTCAGGGCCCAGTCTGAGTTCACCAAACGGGAGACAGAGGTGTTTCTCCAGTATGTTCAGGAGCACCGGCTGGAGAGGCAGCTGACGGCACTCCACAGCCGGCTGATGGGGGTGTCGGTCCTGACAGACCAGCCGACCCTGCTGGAAGAGCTGGTCCAGAGCCGCAAGCCCAAGCGCTGGGAGATGAGGGAGTTCTGTGTCAAG GTGAATTTTGTCCTAGGCACAGGTCTGCTGTGCCTCTTCACCCAGGCCTTCCTTACGGGCCGAGATCAGGCCCTGCTGATGAAGACCTGGTCTGAGCGCATGGGTGCCCTCTATAGGAAGATGAAGACCACTGGGGGTCGCTGTTCGGGCTACTTCCTACAGCAGGCGGAGGAGGACGTGCGTCAGCAGCTGCAGGAGGCCATGCAAAGCCGTTCAGCTCCCGAGGAGGCGGCAGCCGGCATTCTAAAGACCCTGGAGAAGAACTACGACTGGCTGCGCTGGGCCGTCATGGTGCACCCTGCCACGGGGCCCTTGGAGGAGGATGGGGGGGAGGGCCTGGGGAACACACTACAGCCCAACCACTTCTTGTCCGTGTCATCTGAGGCACCATGCCCTCATGTGGTGGCCTGCTACCGTGACGCGCCCACCTCGCTGGACAAGAACCACATCCACCAGCTGATCGTGGACCTGGAGTGGAAGATCCCCAACCCACCTCCAGAGGTGTACGCTGCCATCGAGGAGGACCCAGGGAAGGCCCGACGCTACCTGGCTTCTCGCATGCTGAAGaagctgcaggaggggctgggcTCAGCGGTGGCTGTCCATGTGGTGCCGGGCAAGATGGAGATGAAGTGTAACTTCCCCCAAGCCTCCTACTACCTGTACGAGTACAAACATAGGCTGGCCTCGGGCACCTTGTGTGTGTTTGGataa